The nucleotide window ATTAGATGAACTCGTGAAACATCAATAGTTCACCTTCTTTGACAAAGTGATGTACTTGtagacttttatttattaataattaataatagagAAAGCTCATGTGTGCTTCAAGTTATAAGAAGAGAACATTAAATACATATctgacattttaaaaaattattttggaaaaataaacataacaatattttcaaaacaaaCATGTAATGTTCCAAACGTAAAAAAAGAACAGAATTTACTaaacaatatattttatttgtatattagtatttaatataaatttaaatgaaGCATGGTCAAGTAGTAATGTAACAAATTTTGAGcacactatttttaatataataaacaagtaaaaatgaaatgaaggagtatttaaaaaataaaaaaccaatctactactattaaaataaaaataatataataaattataccatatatgttttttttttaaatgtgaaaataataattaaaaaaaacgaTCGTTAAAATGagatggaaaaaatatttgatttcatTTGTTGTCATATTGCAATAACTACCACCAAAACATGTGGTACAATGGATAAGACTATTCCTCTTTTAATCAGATGTCTCAGATTCGAGTCttgagtatgaaaaaaattcatGCTAAAGAGATCTTCATCCTGAATAATGCCCTATTTGATACAAATCCAAATTAGTCGGACTTCAATACGAGTACCAGACACCaattaaaaacaattaattttcttttgcaaTAAACAAACCAATTATGGATTCTCTTTGGAATTGACAAGCTAGCATTATGATAAATTCAGTTCTAGAAACTTGAAAACaacagatatttttttttttttagaatgacaaatcaaattatagagaaacttaattaaaaaaaaaaaaaaacagacagGAAATGGAAGAACCTTGTTCCAAATACCAAGaatatcaccaaaaaaaatcCAAAGCATATGACCAACTCACTTGGGCCAATATTCCCTTTTATCCATAATTTAGCTGTCTTAGCaacatttaatttgaacaaCAACTATATaacactaaaataaataatgaattttgtgATAATATTTAGCGGTAATAATATAATagtcgatatatatatatttaacgatattaattaatatgagtATTAATAATCAAAACTTTATATAAATGTCGCTAAAGACTTTAACGATCTAGAACGTAATGATAACAAAATTTCGTATATCAGACTGTCATTTGATTGATAATTTGAGACGATAGGAATGTAAACTAACAGGAAGAAGTTTTGTAACTTGTACAAGCCTAGGATAGTCCAAATATGTCAATAGTACCAAAAGACTAGTCCATTTAAACATGTAAAGGGCAAATCACTGGTGAACTTTAATTTGTGGGTGTAATTGCATTATAAATAATGATGAAAGGGAACATTCTTTTTTCatagaatatatattttgtttttataatatCACATAcaaatttaaacacattaataatggaatttttaacttaaatattGTTAAATGAGAGGATATTACACTTTAATATTGTTTTGGAACAGATAAAACTCTTGCATTTATATCTTCCTATTAtccattataaaaataaaatattcaagtCTTTGATCCAtgaaaaaagaattatataGAACACATAATCGAACCTACGTACATGATCATGAATACATAATTAAGTACATAAATttatagatgaaaaaaaatcGTATACTTCAATTCTGATCTAGGTATTCTAAATTAATCTGCCACTCAATGAAATtcaaataacataaatttataaagagtttaaccaaaaaaataaaaaaaataaaaagggagGGTTTCATTTTATGCACCACTAATATAAAGTCcttttagtaataattttttttaaaaaaatgttgtaATATAACTTGTTACAATCGATTAAATTGAATTggtaatttataaaaatattgacgatatatatatagggaaaCAAGTAACTCCATGAATTATTTACAGATTTTTCGGATTCTCCTTGAGGTGGGACTAGCAAAACGAAATGGAAATATTGagtttataagattttttaaattaaaaaatatgtaattttttattagactatatatataaatatatatttttttatcataaatatgaaatatgcaTTAAAATTACTGAATTTTATCGAATACATGAACAGAACTATTTATCCATTTTCTAGTGTTGAGTGCCTGTGGGGAATCACAGTCCAAGATATTCACAGAACCTTATGCTCCTTTTCCATAGCCTATGGTCTCGATTTTTCagtacattttttaaaaaaaatattcttttcgtcttaaattattttgttaggtttcttttttatatctctattaaaaaatattatttttttaaattttatttacttatattCTAAGATAtagtttctttttattaaataatatttactcTATAGAAATGTTTGtaattttcaagaataattatTACTAAGAATTTTTATAATCGATATCAGATTATTCAAAATTAAGACATAAttattactctctctgtcccatttatgtgacacttttttatttttcgagagtcaaacagtttaagtttaaTCAGCAATTTACgcacaaaatattcaaaaaattaaatttatatatttataaactacgtaaaaagtactataagtcacaataattgacaattcaaaatacttAAAAGATGTATGAAAAATTTAAGGTCAAATATAGACTTGTTGcaatctcaaaatttgaaaagtgaCATGTAAATTGGGACAAAAGGAATATTATTTTAGGTTGCATTCTTTACACTGGACGGTCAACAATTTATTGACTTTGGTGATACctttaatttatgtatattagtTAAGAATAAAATTAGGATAATAGGATTGTCAAGGCACTAAAAAGATACTTTAATCCAAACAAACAAATACTTTAATGAATAATGATAATTAAAGAGACATGATGGTGTCACTAATGGTCttataaaaagaattataatattgattaattaaacaATTCTGAACTTTTATACATTTAAATGAGTCAACTCAGAATCAATTCATCCTTCTGTCATCTATACCATTAATCcttttaattttggttaattaaatataaacatATGCTTTGTGACCTAAAATATtctaaatatttatatacactAGATTATGCAATTAAGTAGTATTTATAACAATATTTAAATTGCATTCGTGAGCCAAATTAAAGCATGAGTTGACCTAAGTTAACATAGGAAACTTTAGACATATAATATTTGCTAATTAAACTTTTGATTTGCTTGGggaaataattgttttttttcaaagtCCACCGTCCATAACTttagttcaaatatattaattaatacatGATTATACtacgtatatatataatactaaaaagattttatttttttcttcatcataaaAAGTATTGTTACGTACACATAAAATTGTGGATATCTATTTAATACCAGCTTGCATAACATTTCCAAAAGAGGCTTGCAAATTAAGAGATTATTTGCAAGTAATTTAAGTAGACAACTTGCAAACAACTTcttaaaaattttgaaataactttttttaaaaaaattataacttgtTTTAGGTGTATTTTCTAAACAACTTCTTaaaagtctttaaagtttttatacatgtttttgatgtatttaatactattttataaatttgtaaTTGTAACTTATTAATAAAGACTCATGAGGGAACCAATTTCTCATTATTTGGAATATGCTTCATTCCATGTTAgataaagtaatatttttttcgcACATCACTTTTTAAAACACTGATGGATAgtataaataaatagtgatgATTCTTTTGAAGGTAAGCTTTGCTTGTTCCTTAAGCCATCTTGGTCGTCCACACATCACTTCCTTCTCACATTACCTAAATTTATAGGGAAAAAAGTCTGAAATTCGAACTTTGATTGAAATTGCTATAACAATAttaaactttgaaaaaataacCTTTTACCCccatgcactatttaatagtgtattttaaaggtatatatatatgtccatgtgaacatcataaatattgcattattataaatagtactccctccattccctattaatttaatttttgaggtgtttcacaccctttaagaaaagtaggttaagacataaattgaacatagttttccatttttatccttattaattattgtcaaatttatgattaaaataactaaatattaattaatcactaattccaatattaactaatgaagggtaaaattggaagaacactctaaacgtagtcttgaaaactgaacaattaagttaatttgaaaaatggaaaatgcctcaaaaattaaattaatatgaaatggagggagtaatgtCTCCACATGGgaacatatatacctttaaaatacattattaaatattgCAGGGGTAAAAAGttctccataaagtttggtatcgtaacaacaatttcggtcatagttggagtatttttcagacccttttcacaaatttatactaaattcttgttttgttttaatttatttgtctggtTTTTGATTTGGTGTGAAGTTTAGAAAAATAAAGGAAACTTTCAAATCTGtagtcttaaactaaagatatgtgaAATATACCAAAATGTCTATTAAtgttgtgatcttaaatatgcTATAGGTGAAAAGTTGGAATTAAAGAGTTGCTTAAAAATATTACTTCTAAAAATGACTAAAAGATAAAgtatgacaaataaattaaaacataaggAATATATATTTTGCATTCgatgaaatgttttttttgggTGGAATTAAGAATCAAATATTCATGGATGGAAATAGTAATTAAGGGTAAAGACTTTAGAATATCTCAAACTAGAATATTAATAATCCTTATAGTACAATTTTGTTTGgtaattcattattttgttgGTAGAAAGATGAATATATTAATACTAAAATATACCACGAAATTGGTTAGATCAACTATTAGTTATTTTCTTGTTCTACCTAAATTATTATCATTTACTCAGCTAGCTGTTTTTAATACACATATAATGATAATTCATGTTAGAAAAAGGAATAACTACTAGTTAAAATATGAAACTCACGAACAAATGAAACTTCATATAAGTTTTTGACCATTATCACAAAACTAAataaaagctattttttttcATGGTGGGCCCTTGCACAAGATTCTATTAGGCATTTTGGAGTCCTACAAATACACTGTCAATCCCCTGCCTTCTTTATTTGCATTCACAACATCAACCAAAAACATCCCATACTCCAATATACCAATAATTCTATCCTCAAACACATCTATATTCTTCTCATATCGCTTGATTACTAGATTGTGTAATTACCAGACTACGACGAAGATGTCAATAGCTAGAATGGAAGAAATGGCAACTCCACAATTGAGTAAATCACCAACACCACTAATGCCTAAGACAAAGGGCATGGTGTCAATTCTTGGGTCAGATACTCAAAGAGGCAAATCAAATGCAACCTCTATTAGAAGAACATTTTCAGCTGATATGTCATCCAAACAATGGCTTACACAAAATGGTTTCTTCTCTTCAATCAAAAAGATTGCTTCATCTAAAGATGTTGCTCTTTCAACCTCCtctgaggaagaagaagaagaagaagaggaggagttCAAAAGACGAAAAACATCATTTGATGTTTGGAGTTCAATTTtgtcacaaaagaaaaatgatgatCTTCAAACTCCATATATTCACCCTCATGTTAAAAGATCAACGAGTTCTTTGAGTGAAAAAAGTCTTGAAATTTGTACTGAAAATCTTGGATCAGAGAATGGTTCTGATGGTTTTTCCTTCTACACTCCTTCTGAGAATGGAGATGTAGATGAGGAAAAACACGATCATTACCACcaacaccaccaccaccaccaataCTACTCGCAATTCATTGAGGAATTGCGAGTAGTAAAGTATAATAATAGCAAGAGATCATCATCATCTTATCCTCCACCAATTACTTCCTTGGCTAGAGGTGACAACAAGCCTTCTATTCAAATGCAATCTCGACGTCAAGATGGTAGATTGATTCTTGAAGCTGTTTCTATTCCTCCTCGAAACCATTTCCATGCCCATCGCCTTGATGGTCGTCTTCTTCTCACCTTAGTTGATAATAGTACTTCCACTTCATCATTAGAACAAGAGATGGAGGATTATGGTGAAGAACTTGATCATATTTTCGACGATATTGATGATCATACACCTCAATTGATTATGGAGCAAAAGCCAAAATTGTCAAGTGGGGTGATAAATATGAAGACATCATCCCTGATGATGAACTTGTTAGATTCTCAAGTCGAAATAAGGGAAAAGTCAATTCAATTCCGAATGGAAACAAAATTTACCAAATTCTCCTCCGAACTGAAAGATCATTTGGGGCTAGGAAACAAGAATCTTGTAACATGGTCCCACAAGTTCAATAAAGTTGTCAAGTTGACAGGTAATGTTGATTCAACTGACCTGACTAAGGAGCTAAGTCAGATAACCTCAGTTCCTCAGTCACTCCCAACTCAACTAACACCGGCGACCGCGGCCTCTTTAAATGCCTATGAGTATTTTTGGAGGAAGAATCCTACAATTGCAAAAGAATGCAACAACCATACCACTATGCAAGTTGTTGTTACATCCAATAGTATTACTCCCAATGCCAAGAGTACAACAAAAGTAGCAGCATATATGAATTATTTGGTACCTTTGCAAAGAGGATGCAAAGAGCCAAAGATGTCTTTACTAATTTGGGAGCCTTATTGCATTGTCACCTCATGATGATGATTCATTATCAAAAAGATCAAATTGACATTTTTCTTGAAGTGGCTAAACATACTAAACTctgtaaaacaaaaaaagaagaaagaaaaagggttGTTATATATTCcatctgtctcaatttatatgacaatttttgaattttgagattcaaacaagtctatctttgaccgtaaatttttcatatatctttttaatattttgaattgtcaaatattatgatttatagtactttttacgtagtttataaatatataaatttctttttaagaaaattgaaaattccATGCTCTAATTTCTAGTCAAACTTATgttgtttgactctcaaaaaatgaaaagtgccacataaattgaaatatagggaatatttttttcttcttctttttggcaagtataggaagaaaaaaatatgttctttgaaaatcaaaactaataaatatcatttatttaacCATTTTGTGGGCTCCTTAAACTATATACTACTTTTCTAGACTTTAtgttaaaagaaatataataatatcgAAATGATGATATTGAAACTTTTAATTCGACATCTAGCGGTACCAAGTCAAGAATTTTATTAAAGGagtttgaaatataaaaaaataaatataaaaagtgatCAGAGCTCAActtctattatatatatgtaaaatataatttttatcatatataaataatataattttttatcgaaGATGATTCGAATAAACTCCTCGATCGTTGCTAGTTCCGCCGCTAACACGTCACCCCTTCCGTACGATGTCCATTTCTGCCATATTCTACAATAGCATGATAGGATTGATTCTCTACTATCAAATTGTGCCTACTCAATATCTAATtccatatattatttttcctgGAGCATAAATTTATACTTTCACGGCATAATATTTCACAAGTTATATCATAGTGCTCTATAACTTATGTCGAGTGAGGCAAAAGTTTTCTAAATTTATATTGAGCAAATTAGTCATATATAGAAATACTACACAACTTATGCCACATAACTTAATTCTATCCAAACTTATATAGGACAAGACAAAAACTCTCTAAACTTATATCAAGTGAATTAGGTCATAGATAAGGAtaatttgatccaaaaaaaaaaggcgaGTATTAAGGGACAAAAATTAAAACCATTTGAAGTAGAGACGATCCGTGTAAAAACTTGTTAATAAATACACAAATTAATAACCTACTTAAAAATTACTGGTCCATAAACGGTTTAGGCTAGACAAAAACTACTAAATTCTCGTGAACCCGTACATTATAGGCTAGATCCACCACCAAATTGATAGGTCACCATATCTTTTGGCTAATAACTAAGTACTAACATCATCATTATCTCACAAAGATAGGTTAACTAGGTAGCGTTATTCCTTTACTGAGTCTTATGCAACACGATTAGTCAAGTCAGTTGATTTCAAATAGCAGATAgctatattttaaataaaggaAGTAAGAGCGTATACAAAATTGGATGATTGTATATAAAACAAGGATCTCTCTCTTTGTTATGTGGCTACACAAAACTCTTTTTTGACAAAAGAGTAAAAAACTAGTCATGACTcagaaaggaaaataaaaatcttaataataatacatattatatagttctatatatttattattttattgttaattaGTTGAATTAGGACTTGATAAAAAATTTGGTGATCATCAAGAGGTAGCAATACAGTAAGGCTCCCAAATTAGTAAAGACTTTTTTGGCTCTTTGCATCCACTTTGCAAAGGTaccaaataatttatatatgctGCTAATTTTGTTGTACCCTTGGCATTGGGAGTAGTACTATTTGATGCAACAACAACTTGCTTAGTGGTGTAGTTGTTGCATTCTTTTGCAATTGTGGGAGTGTTGACAATGCTTGCTATTGTAGGCTTCTTCCTCCAAAAATACTCATAGGCATTGAAAGAGGCCGTGGTCGACTGAGGAACTGAGATTATCCGACTAATTACCTCCTGATCAGTTTGTTCAGTTGAATCCACAGAACCTGTCAAGTTGACAATTTTATTGAACTTGTTAGACCATGTTACACAAGTCTTGTTTCCTAGCCCCAAATGATCTTTCAGTTCGAGGGAGAATTTGGGAAATTTTGTTTCCATTGGGAATTGAATTGACTTTTCCCTTATTTCGATAGGAGAATCTAACAACCTCATCATATTTATTACCCCACTTGACAATCTTGGATTCTGTTCCATCACAATGAtcccattttcttcttcttcttcaagacaATCATCACTTATATAATCGTTTTGAGGTGTATGATCATCAGTATCTTcgaaaaattcatcaaattctTCACCATAATCCTCCATCTTTTGTTCTAATGATGAAGTAGAAATACTATTATCAACTAAGGTTAGAAGAAGACGACCATCAAGGCGATGGGCATGGAAATGATTTCGAGGAGGAATAAAAACAGCTTCAAGAATCAATCTACCATCTTGGCGTCGAGATTGCATTTGAATAGAAGGTTTGTTGTCACCTCTAGCCAAGGAAGTAATTGGAGGAGGAAAATATGATGATGATCTCTTGCTATTATTATACTTTACTACTGGCAATTCCTCAATGAATCGCGAGCAATATTGGTGGTGATGGTGGTAGTGGTGATGATCGTGTTTTTCCTCGTCTACATCTCCATTCTCAGAAGGAGTGTAGGAGGAAAAACCATCAGAACCATTCTCTGATCCAATATTTTCAGTACAAATTTCAAGACTTTTTTCACTCAAAGAACTTGTTGATCTTTTATCAAGAGGGTGAATATATGGAATTTGAAGatcatcatttttcttttgtgacaAAATTGAACTCCAAacattaaatgatatttttcgCCTTTCGagctcctcttcttcttctttctcctcatAGGAGGTTGAAAGAGCAAGATCTTTAGATGAAGCAATCTTTTTGATTGGAGAGAAGAAACCATTTTGTGTAAGCCATTGTTTGGATGACATATCAGCTGAAAATGTTCTTCTAATAGAGGTTGCATTTGATTTGCATCTTTGAGTATCTGATCCAAGAATTGACACTATGCCCTTTGTCTTAGGCAATGGTGGTGTTGGTGATTTACTCAATTGTGGTGTTGCCATTTCTTCCATTCTAACTATTGACATCTTCATTGTAGTCTAATGATTACACAGTCTAGTAATTAAGCGATATGAGAAGAATATAGATGTGTTGAGGATAGAATTATTGGAATATTGGAGTATGGGATGTTTTTGGTTGATGTTGTGAATGCGAATAAAAATGGCAGGGGATTGTCAGGGTATTTATAGGACTCCAAAAATGCCTAATGGAATCTTGTGCAAGGGACcctcatgaaaaaaaataaaccccttttatttagtttttgatAATGATCGAAAATTCATCTGAATTATTATTTATGCGAGCTTCAGACTTTAACTATTAgatgttccttttttttttaacctgaATTGTCATTATTTATGTAGGTAGGAAAATGGAACAACTGATAATTGATCTAATCAATTTTAAAGTGTGTTTTAATACATAGATGATGATAATTCAAATGGAAAAGGAAACATCTATTAGTTAGGGTGTGAAACTCACGAAATAGTGATAGTTCAACTATGTTATTTATAGTTTACTCTCTAGTGTTTTTTTCATTGAtaattatatattcaagttttatatatagaatgtgtaaatttattttataaattaaattaattgattgTCCCAATAGGTTAATTACTTACCATCTTTTCTTCAATTTACCAACCATGTTATGAATACTTACTTGTAATTGCATATCAAGAATGCCGCTTAGCAGTCAATGAAATTAGATTGATCTATCGGAAGATCAAGATTCAaagtaaaaatacttataaactattcataatttttatccTCTCGAAATTTCCATAAACTCAACAGAGTgatcaatca belongs to Solanum stenotomum isolate F172 chromosome 1, ASM1918654v1, whole genome shotgun sequence and includes:
- the LOC125843270 gene encoding protein FAF-like, chloroplastic, whose product is MSIARMEEMATPQLSKSPTPLMPKTKGMVSILGSDTQRGKSNATSIRRTFSADMSSKQWLTQNGFFSSIKKIASSKDVALSTSSEEEEEEEEEEFKRRKTSFDVWSSILSQKKNDDLQTPYIHPHVKRSTSSLSEKSLEICTENLGSENGSDGFSFYTPSENGDVDEEKHDHYHQHHHHHQYYSQFIEELRVVKYNNSKRSSSSYPPPITSLARGDNKPSIQMQSRRQDGRLILEAVSIPPRNHFHAHRLDGRLLLTLVDNSTSTSSLEQEMEDYGEELDHIFDDIDDHTPQLIMEQKPKLSSGVINMKTSSLMMNLLDSQVEIREKSIQFRMETKFTKFSSELKDHLGLGNKNLVTWSHKFNKVVKLTGNVDSTDLTKELSQITSVPQSLPTQLTPATAASLNAYEYFWRKNPTIAKECNNHTTMQVVVTSNSITPNAKSTTKVAAYMNYLVPLQRGCKEPKMSLLIWEPYCIVTS
- the LOC125842184 gene encoding protein FAF-like, chloroplastic; the encoded protein is MKMSIVRMEEMATPQLSKSPTPPLPKTKGIVSILGSDTQRCKSNATSIRRTFSADMSSKQWLTQNGFFSPIKKIASSKDLALSTSYEEKEEEEELERRKISFNVWSSILSQKKNDDLQIPYIHPLDKRSTSSLSEKSLEICTENIGSENGSDGFSSYTPSENGDVDEEKHDHHHYHHHHQYCSRFIEELPVVKYNNSKRSSSYFPPPITSLARGDNKPSIQMQSRRQDGRLILEAVFIPPRNHFHAHRLDGRLLLTLVDNSISTSSLEQKMEDYGEEFDEFFEDTDDHTPQNDYISDDCLEEEEENGIIVMEQNPRLSSGVINMMRLLDSPIEIREKSIQFPMETKFPKFSLELKDHLGLGNKTCVTWSNKFNKIVNLTGSVDSTEQTDQEVISRIISVPQSTTASFNAYEYFWRKKPTIASIVNTPTIAKECNNYTTKQVVVASNSTTPNAKGTTKLAAYINYLVPLQSGCKEPKKSLLIWEPYCIATS